The following is a genomic window from Methanothermobacter sp..
AAATGCAGTTCCCGGGACAACTGCAACACCGGCATCCAGTGCCCTTTCTGTAAAACCCCTGGAGTCACCCACGTAGGGGAACATGTAGAATGCACCGCCTGGAAGAGTACACTCGAGCCCCATCTCAGTGAGGGACCTGAACATGAGGTCACGCCTTCTTTTGAACTCATCTAACATCTCTTTCACACAGTCCTGGGGACCCCTGAGGGCTGCAAGGGCAGCAACCTGAGACACAGATGGTGCGCAGGCGGTATTGTACTGGTGAACCTTGAGAAGCTCCTCAATTATATCCTCACGGCCGGCAACGTAACCTATCCTGAGTCCGGTCATGGCATAGGTCTTTGAGAACCCGTTGATGACCAGGGCGTTATCTGTGAAACGGGCGGGGCTGTAATGTTTTCCATCATATATGATCTTTTCATAGATTTCATCTGAGATTATGATTAGATCCCTGTCCTCTGCTATTTCAGCGACCCCCTTAATGTCATCCTTACCCATGACGCTACCTGTTGGATTGGATGGTGAATTCATTATTATGACCCTTGTATCGTCTGTGATCAGTGATTCAACCCTTTCAGGGGTCATGGAGAATCCGTCCTCCATACTGAGGGGTACAGGGACACTTATGGCCTCTGCAAGCTTCACACATGCATCGTATGATAGGAAACCCGGGTCGGGTATAAGTGCATGGTCCCCCCTGTCAAGAAGGGCCTGTGTGCACATGAATATAGCTTCACTGGCACCAACGGTTACTATTATTGACTCAGGCTCCACATGAACCCGATTCTCTGTTCTGAGTTTCTCTGAGATGGCCTCCCTGAGTTCATCCATACCCCTGTTTGATGTGTAGTGTGTCATTCCCTCCTCCACAGCTTTCTTGATGGCTTCCCCCACATGTTCAGGTACATTGAAATCAGGTTCACCTATCCCGAGGTTTATTGTGTCCTCACCGGCCACTTCAAACATTTTCCTTATCTCTGAGAGCCTTATGTCCCTTATTCTTGAAGCAAATTCTGTCATCTTAATCGCCCTTCCTCCTGCCATGAACAGTGATCCATGCATCCATGGCATCCTGACTCCTCACACCATGGTGTTAGTTTCTCCTCCTCCATCCTAATGTATTCTTTCATGAGGAAGTCCTCCCTTAGTCCAACGTTGATGTTATCCCATGGGAGATCATCGCCGGGGTTTCTCCTGCTGCAGTGGAGCTCCCATTCCCTGAGGGGTACCTTTGAGAATGAGGCCCTCTCAATGAGTTCTCCAGTTTCGGGTCCACCTGTGGAGAGCACATACTGTATGAGTCCACCGCGGGGACTTCCAAATTTAACAGGAATCCCCCCTGTGAGTTTCCTCAGAAGTTTGATCTTCCTTTTCATTTCCCTCATGTCATATTCCATCCACTGGAGGGGTGTGTGTGGCTTGGGAATGAGGGGGTTGATGCTGAAGCTCACCATTCCCCTTCTTATTTCATGGAGTTCATGCATGAGGCGTGCCAGGTCCTTTAAGTCTTCATCAGACTCCCCGGGGACTCCTGTAAGGAAGTACATTTTAACACGAAAACCCCTTTTTATAGCCTCCTCTGTTTTTTTAAACACCATGCTATCGCTTATGGGCTTGTTAAGTTTTCTTCGCAATTTAAGGGTTGATTCTGGTGCCACTGTAACTGTTTTAAGTCCCCCTCCAAGCAGTGTATTCATGAGGTGGGCTGACAGTGATTCTATTCTGAGTGACGGCATTGAAACCATGAAGTCCATATCCACGAGTCTGGAGGAGAGTTCATCTATACGTGAATAGTCAGAGGCAGCAGCACCTATAAGTGAGACCTTACTGTAACCTGTGGCATGACGGCCCCTCTCTGCAACATCAAGGAGCTTGGGGAGTGATGTCTCACGTTTGGGGCGGTATAGGTAGCCGGACATGCAGAAACGGCAGCCCCGTGAACAGCCCCTTGAAACACCCAGAAGGAATGACCTCCCCAGTGAGGGGACCATCTTTTTATCCTCGGTGACTGGAACTATCTGTCTTACAGGATGACATGCCCCGTCCATATCCTCAACAATCATCCTCTCTGCAGGGTTGTCTGGAATGTAAACACCCTTTATGTCCATGAATTCATCAATCTCACGGCGGGGATCGTCCAGCTCAAGGTACCGATCGATTAACCTGTTGAGCACAGGTTCAGCCTCACCTATTATGAAGAGGTCAATGAAATCTGAGAGTGGAAGGGGATTGGATGTTATGCAGGGCCCCCCTGCGATTACAAGGGGACCGTCACGTTCATCCCTCCTCGGCGAAACACCACCATCCCTTAGCATCTGGGGAATCCTGAAATAGTCCTCCTCGTAGTGCACCGTGAAGCTGATTATATCAAAGTCCCTCAGCGGACTTCCAGATTCAAGGCTTCGTTTGTAGGGGTGTATCACCCGCTCACACCATGCATCATCCCTTGAATTTATAAGATGGTAGATTATATGGTAACCGAGTGAGGACATGGCGGTCCTGTAGGGCCCCGGGTAACAGGATGCAACTCTGACATCAACCATCCGGGGGTTCTTGATGATGACATTGTATTCCCGAAGCTGCATGATCTATAATTTATAAAGTCATCGCACTTAAAGTGGCCATAAGGAGAGGCTTTCCACATAATATAAATTTAACTCCAACATAATTAGGGTATTGGCTTCTGAAGATGATAGGATGAAGGTAAAGAAGTACTCACTTGTTGCTGTTGGAGGCACCTTTGACAGATTTCATAAGGGCCATAGAAAACTCCTTGATGAGGCATTCCGTGTCGGGAATACTGTGATGATTGGTGTAACATCAGATGAATTTGCATCTGCAAAGGGAGACGATATAGAGCCCTGCAGTGTCAGAATGAAGAACCTTGAGGAGTATCTTTCAGATAAGGATACAGAGTACCATATAATGAGGCTGGAGGACCCCTACGGCACCACGGTTACAGATGAACGTTTCGATGCCATAGTGGTGAGCAGGGAGACCGAGCCTGTTGCCCATGAGATAAATAAAATAAGAAAAAGAAAGGGGTTCAGGGAACTTGATATCATAACCATTGACATGGTGCCCGCAGATGATGGTATCCCCATCTCGTCCACAAGGATAAGAAGGGGAGAAATAGACAGGATGGGACATCTGCTTGATAGGATACGCCATACAATAAAAAGAAAGAGAAATCGGTGAAACGAAGGTGCTTCCATGAGGGTTAATGTGGGATCAACAAATCCGGTTAAGGTTAAGGCCACAGCGAATGTCCTTGGGAAGATATTCGATGAAATTGAGGTCAGGGGTGTTGAGGTTGACTCAGGAGTATCTGATCAGCCGGTAGGTCTTGAGGAGACTGTTAAGGGGGCCATCAACCGTGCAAGGGGGGCTTTCAGCAACTGTGAACTGAGTGTTGGCATCGAGTCAGGTCTCCACAGGGTGCCGGGGACGATCACGGGATTTGTGGACCTCCAGTGGTGCGCCATATATGATGGTGATCATGTAACACTTGGTGTGAGCGCAGGCTTTGAATACCCTCCCCTGGTGGTTGAGGAGGTCCTCTCAGGAAGGGAGGTGGGGGAAGTCATGGATGAGCTCACAGGTGTGGATGAACTGGGCAGGAAGAGGGGTGCTGTGAGTTTCCTCTCCCATGGAATGCTTGATCGTGTTGGAAATACAGAGCAGTGCGTCCTCATGGCCATGATACCCCGCATGAACCCCTCACTCTATGATCTTGAATAGGTGGTGTTTTTCCTGGAAGTCAATGAAAATGTGAAGATCTTCCTTCTGATGGTACTCATATTCTTCACGGGCTTCATCCTTAGAGCTGAAACGGTTCATCTTGGAGACGTCAATGGGACCGAGAGGGCATATCTCATAGATGATCAGGGCCTCCCCTACATGTACGAACTGGACTCCTACTACAACTACCGCATCACAGAGAACTACCTGAAAAACGGTCATCCGGGGGATACACTGAAATCAGGGATTCCATGGGACTCCTATTCTTATTACCCCCCTGGAAGACCCGCTGTCTATCCACCAGTAATATCATGGGTTTCGATAATTCTCTACAGGCTTCTTGACCCCTTCACAGATATGAGCCTCTACGAGCTCTGTTTCTGGTTGCCGGCTATTGTGGCACCCTTTGCTGGTACCGTGATGTTCTTCCTCATCAGAAAGTATGCCGGTGCCGCTGGAGGGTTCGCCGGGGGCATCCTGATGGTCACAGCACCCCTCTACTTTGCAAGAACCATCCCTGGCTTTTTTGATACAGACATGTTCAACTGTCTGATGCCAGCTTTAATTGTGCTTTTCTACACGGGTGTGGTGGAATCCAGGGATAAATATGGATACATCACTTCTGGAATACTCTTTGCAGTTTCCATGCTGTTTTTCTCCCTTTCATGGACAGGATGGCCGTTCATGCTCTATGTTACCCTTGCATCTGCCTTTATTTATTCGATCATATCATGGAGAATGGAAACGCCTGATTTATCGTGCATCAAGAGGCTCTTCATTCCAGTTTTACTGGCAATTCTTCTGATAGGATTATTCAATGGCCCCCAACAGCTTTCAGGGATCAACCCTCTCTCCATCCTTCAGTCAAAATCATCGACGGGATCATGGCCAGATATTTATGAGTCGGTCTCAGAACTTGACCACCCCTCAGTCGAGGTGTTCTTCTCTGCTGCAGGACCCCTCAACCTGGGATTCGGTGTCTTCGGGGCTCTTGTGATTATCAGTATCTTCATAAGGGGAGATATGAGGAGGAAACATCTCCCATCATTCAACCCCTTCATCCTCACCATTTCACTGGTATGGATGCTTGCAGGGCTTACCGCATATTATATCAGTGTTCGTTTCGGTATTCTCGCAATAACCCCCCTCACATTCATATCTGGCATATTCCTTGGCGTTGTCTTCTCATATATGCGGGCCATCAGCGGTAGATGGGACTTCAGGGCGGATATTCCTGTGGTTCTCCTACTGGCCCTCATAATCTCAGTGGCCACCATCGAGGCTGCTGAGATTGGCAGGGTTCCCTTTATAAATGATGATTTCTCGGATGCAGCGAATTTCCTGAAGGATGGAACAAAAGAGGGCACCGTTGTTGTGACTGAATGGAGCTATGGCCACTACATCACAGCCGCCGCGGAACGCCCAGTTCTTTTTGATGGGGGATCACAGAATACCCCCCGGGCCTACTGGATTTTCAGGGCATTCGAGACAGACAATGAAAGTTTATCAGCAGGGATATTAACGATGCTCACATCTTCGGGGGACTCAGCAGTTTCACTTCTAGAGAACAGGACAGGAAACACGTCAATAACGGTTCAGATACTCAACGATATCCTTGGCGTTAACAGAGGATCTGCAGAGGAGATCCTCACCACAAAGTATGGCCTTGACAGGGATTTTGTAAATAAACTCCTTGGATACACCCATCCAGAGAGGAGGAACTATGTTATTCTAACAACGGAGGGTATGCGGTATATAGGGTACTGGTACCTTTACTATGGATCATGGAACTTTACCTCACCCACCCCCAGACCCCTCTATGAGGTTGTGGATACCGGGAGGTCTGAAATGCTGAAATCGGTTGATGAGGGCTCATGGAGAGGTAGGAGACCCTACCGTTTCATAATAAAAGACGAAAACTCTGTGAAAAGCGTCGAAGTGAATGAATCCAGCAATTTTTCTGTTATACTCCTCCCAGATGAACGGGAGACCATAATTATAGATAGAAGATTTGATGATTCCCTCTTCGTAAGACTGGTGCTCCTTGGGGAGGAAAGCGAACACTTCAGAAGGATATACAGAAATGGTCAGGTAACCATCTGGGGGTTGAGGTGATGTGTGGGAGGGATCTGAGGATTTCCATTATCCTCATTGCGGTTATATTCTTTCTGGGATTCTTTCTGAGGATGGAAAATGCTTTCTTTGATGATCCACTCTATACCGATGAAAACGGACTGCAGTATTTTCAGGAGAGTGACTCCTATTACAATTACCGCCTCACAGAGAACATCGTATCCGGGGGACACATGGGTGATGCTGTGATTGATGGGATGCCATGGGATCTCCACTCATATTATCCTCCAGGTGTTCCTCTGGACTACCCCCCACTACTCCCCATCATGGCCTCAACTTTATATGCGCTGATCAGCGCAGTTGCACCGGTGAGCCTCCGTGGGATCTGCCTTCTTATGCCGGCCTTTACAGCTCCACTAGCGGGAGTAGTATGTTTTATCATTGTGAGAAAATTTTATGGGAATTTCCCTGGATTCGTGGCAGGTATTCTCGTTGTTTCAGCCCCCTTCTATCTTATTAAAACCGTTTATGGGTTCTATGATACTGACATGCTTATTATCACAATCCCCCTAACCGCACTCCTATTTCTTGTTGGGGCAGATTGCAGTGAAAAAAACAGGATTCTAGTATCATCATGTGCGGGATTATTCCTTTTTCTCTTCTCAATCACATGGAGCGGCTGGCAGATAATGTTTTACATACTTTTTGCATCATTTTTAGTTTGTATGGTAGTGTTTAGAAACAGTGAAAACATGAAGGATATGTTGGAGGTCTTCATTCCAGCATTTGCTGTTCTTTTTGTTCTTCTGATAGTTCTGAATCGGCTTGAACTCATTAAGCTTTTCGTGGGACCTCTAAGATTACCTGACCTCATGAATCACTCATTATGGTACCCATGGCCTGATTCCTATGCCACTGTTGCGGAGCTTCAGCCAGCATCTCCTGATAAAATCCTGAGGTACATATCCCCGTTGCTGATTATTATGGGCGGCTTGGGAATTCCGCTTTACTTTATTCGTGGACGTGACAGTGCACCGGAAATTCTGATTATCA
Proteins encoded in this region:
- a CDS encoding pyridoxal phosphate-dependent aminotransferase — encoded protein: MTEFASRIRDIRLSEIRKMFEVAGEDTINLGIGEPDFNVPEHVGEAIKKAVEEGMTHYTSNRGMDELREAISEKLRTENRVHVEPESIIVTVGASEAIFMCTQALLDRGDHALIPDPGFLSYDACVKLAEAISVPVPLSMEDGFSMTPERVESLITDDTRVIIMNSPSNPTGSVMGKDDIKGVAEIAEDRDLIIISDEIYEKIIYDGKHYSPARFTDNALVINGFSKTYAMTGLRIGYVAGREDIIEELLKVHQYNTACAPSVSQVAALAALRGPQDCVKEMLDEFKRRRDLMFRSLTEMGLECTLPGGAFYMFPYVGDSRGFTERALDAGVAVVPGTAFGEAGSYYVRMSYATSYELIEEAMERLKGMCGV
- a CDS encoding radical SAM protein: MQLREYNVIIKNPRMVDVRVASCYPGPYRTAMSSLGYHIIYHLINSRDDAWCERVIHPYKRSLESGSPLRDFDIISFTVHYEEDYFRIPQMLRDGGVSPRRDERDGPLVIAGGPCITSNPLPLSDFIDLFIIGEAEPVLNRLIDRYLELDDPRREIDEFMDIKGVYIPDNPAERMIVEDMDGACHPVRQIVPVTEDKKMVPSLGRSFLLGVSRGCSRGCRFCMSGYLYRPKRETSLPKLLDVAERGRHATGYSKVSLIGAAASDYSRIDELSSRLVDMDFMVSMPSLRIESLSAHLMNTLLGGGLKTVTVAPESTLKLRRKLNKPISDSMVFKKTEEAIKRGFRVKMYFLTGVPGESDEDLKDLARLMHELHEIRRGMVSFSINPLIPKPHTPLQWMEYDMREMKRKIKLLRKLTGGIPVKFGSPRGGLIQYVLSTGGPETGELIERASFSKVPLREWELHCSRRNPGDDLPWDNINVGLREDFLMKEYIRMEEEKLTPWCEESGCHGCMDHCSWQEEGRLR
- a CDS encoding phosphopantetheine adenylyltransferase; the encoded protein is MKVKKYSLVAVGGTFDRFHKGHRKLLDEAFRVGNTVMIGVTSDEFASAKGDDIEPCSVRMKNLEEYLSDKDTEYHIMRLEDPYGTTVTDERFDAIVVSRETEPVAHEINKIRKRKGFRELDIITIDMVPADDGIPISSTRIRRGEIDRMGHLLDRIRHTIKRKRNR
- the yjjX gene encoding inosine/xanthosine triphosphatase, which translates into the protein MRVNVGSTNPVKVKATANVLGKIFDEIEVRGVEVDSGVSDQPVGLEETVKGAINRARGAFSNCELSVGIESGLHRVPGTITGFVDLQWCAIYDGDHVTLGVSAGFEYPPLVVEEVLSGREVGEVMDELTGVDELGRKRGAVSFLSHGMLDRVGNTEQCVLMAMIPRMNPSLYDLE
- a CDS encoding STT3 domain-containing protein; this translates as MFFLEVNENVKIFLLMVLIFFTGFILRAETVHLGDVNGTERAYLIDDQGLPYMYELDSYYNYRITENYLKNGHPGDTLKSGIPWDSYSYYPPGRPAVYPPVISWVSIILYRLLDPFTDMSLYELCFWLPAIVAPFAGTVMFFLIRKYAGAAGGFAGGILMVTAPLYFARTIPGFFDTDMFNCLMPALIVLFYTGVVESRDKYGYITSGILFAVSMLFFSLSWTGWPFMLYVTLASAFIYSIISWRMETPDLSCIKRLFIPVLLAILLIGLFNGPQQLSGINPLSILQSKSSTGSWPDIYESVSELDHPSVEVFFSAAGPLNLGFGVFGALVIISIFIRGDMRRKHLPSFNPFILTISLVWMLAGLTAYYISVRFGILAITPLTFISGIFLGVVFSYMRAISGRWDFRADIPVVLLLALIISVATIEAAEIGRVPFINDDFSDAANFLKDGTKEGTVVVTEWSYGHYITAAAERPVLFDGGSQNTPRAYWIFRAFETDNESLSAGILTMLTSSGDSAVSLLENRTGNTSITVQILNDILGVNRGSAEEILTTKYGLDRDFVNKLLGYTHPERRNYVILTTEGMRYIGYWYLYYGSWNFTSPTPRPLYEVVDTGRSEMLKSVDEGSWRGRRPYRFIIKDENSVKSVEVNESSNFSVILLPDERETIIIDRRFDDSLFVRLVLLGEESEHFRRIYRNGQVTIWGLR
- a CDS encoding STT3 domain-containing protein, whose translation is MCGRDLRISIILIAVIFFLGFFLRMENAFFDDPLYTDENGLQYFQESDSYYNYRLTENIVSGGHMGDAVIDGMPWDLHSYYPPGVPLDYPPLLPIMASTLYALISAVAPVSLRGICLLMPAFTAPLAGVVCFIIVRKFYGNFPGFVAGILVVSAPFYLIKTVYGFYDTDMLIITIPLTALLFLVGADCSEKNRILVSSCAGLFLFLFSITWSGWQIMFYILFASFLVCMVVFRNSENMKDMLEVFIPAFAVLFVLLIVLNRLELIKLFVGPLRLPDLMNHSLWYPWPDSYATVAELQPASPDKILRYISPLLIIMGGLGIPLYFIRGRDSAPEILIIIISLWVFTGVLMLMKGVRFIMFLIPPLSISAGILTGIVTEYSSTTFKKIKMVASSIIIALVLVQVFVSWGMLGDLKPGYDDYFEESAKWIAENTSTDSVIVTEWSYGHFYTSQADRPVLYDGRLAYIETLPARILWYGPSIDPRIPSTARDYWISRALSSNDTTLSVNVLRMLSSSGDEAYLFLENYTGDSVRSLRIMEEILSLNKSQAREVLAKKYGFRDEDALRVISRTHPLNSREVVIVIPDQMISSMAVRVDRNYTVSEDIYSRIWVRGNHIEEEVIDPSGKSSLVEMDGRMYLMNKKYRNSLLLRLLLGVPDDRFLLVYENPEIKVYILQNF